The nucleotide sequence CCTTTAGCGCGCCTAGTTAACCGAAGGGGTAAACGCGCAAAAACAGGGGGTTATGAAAACAGCATCCATAAGCCAGCACCTAGCATGCCGAGGTTTTCCGTCAACGAAATAAACCCGAGAGGCACATCGCTATTGCCTCCTACACAGGCGCATTTTAGTTCCCGTTTATCTATGTATACGGCTTTAATAACCGACACGGCACCAATCGCGCCGATAAAAATAGAGAAAGGGGCAAAGAGCATGGCGGGGATACCTGCAATCATGGCTAAACCTGCATAGGCTTCCACAAAGGGGTAAACATACGCATACCTTGGCTTTTTCATGCCTAATAGGTCATAAGTAATGAACTGCCGTGAAAACGCCACCACATCTTGAATTTTTTGCAGTGACAGCAGCACCATAGCTACGCCGATAAAGGTCATTATTGTACCTTCAAGGGTAAATATCTCACCGTCCTTAAATACGGTGGCGCGTAGCAGAAAAGCTAAGGTGGCCAGCGCCGCCAGTGCAAAAGTGGCAATCACGGGCGTGTAGCGAGAGCCAAAGTCTTCCTCGGGGGTTTTGTTAAAATGACGCCTTAGCTCATCATACCCTCCGACTCTTTGCCCATCGATAAAGGTTTGTGGCGTGGTGTCTACGCCATGCTTCTGCTTGAAAGCATCGGTTTCCTCTCGGGTACTTAGGTGCCTGTCATCGACTTTGAATCCTTCACGCTTGAGCAAGTCTTTCGACTTGAGTCCAAACGGACAAATGTGACCCGGTGTTACCATTCGATATAAGGTGGCTTCTTTATGCATTGGCTCCTCCATGTACAAATTTCATGCAAAGTTAGGGGGTGCGGTAAGCTTTATAGGGTAAAGCCGCGCAACGGCTATGAACCGTGAATGACATAAAACATTACATATAGCATGCCAAAACGAGAGAAAGG is from Alteromonas australica and encodes:
- a CDS encoding glutaredoxin family protein, whose product is MHKEATLYRMVTPGHICPFGLKSKDLLKREGFKVDDRHLSTREETDAFKQKHGVDTTPQTFIDGQRVGGYDELRRHFNKTPEEDFGSRYTPVIATFALAALATLAFLLRATVFKDGEIFTLEGTIMTFIGVAMVLLSLQKIQDVVAFSRQFITYDLLGMKKPRYAYVYPFVEAYAGLAMIAGIPAMLFAPFSIFIGAIGAVSVIKAVYIDKRELKCACVGGNSDVPLGFISLTENLGMLGAGLWMLFS